In Microvenator marinus, one genomic interval encodes:
- a CDS encoding DUF4175 family protein, protein MTQENDNKNEEFKALELLLRKTRRDLETPAMVEGFLWFFATLGAVFISCVLLLVLFPKHIEWVFSAMTVGVGATFFVGLIAAWRFFRSSMDLVAVARLVQSNVPEFRDDIVAALQFSKDLAGEQVAYSREMAEAHVKKTTRALLAKSNGKNSLAELCAPRDLRPAIWASIGAWGVLAALVVWSPPAVEMLFSKAQEETTEDGVKRRPLVGEIDLILNYPAYTGRTMDYQVFVAGHVKAMVGTEVRVKTYSLIPNLQRFELVLKEEGAENERVIPVASENGLLSAKFIATANGSYRFRAYTEEGGLIEDAAERQISLTPDELPRIEVTLPQEEEVEVSPQDVVRIEFFVTDDFGIETVYRTEILAGTDPDEAKQEVFDLPSLSTNPRQVEHGFDLDLKPLDLRPKDVVVVTLYATDNNTLTGPGVGESRQIVLRVASPEDRHMRLLEEQTQIVDAMINLLADYLENPFGRRELQGKDRYEQVPSEDFLARSAELLPKHHELNGKMRVLVEAMGAVFEKMKSDPLTVEKDRIIFESLMLQFKGLHESGEPLDDLRLIASHASDAEEGLEKGILRLDHLLLKQKEDMIKAAAEEIRELKDRLKELLEKYRDTQDPELKEAIKREMQRLRQRMAELMQRMRSQLKELPKEHINRDALETQQMESDAQKMADAMESVEDLLEKGDIDGALEALEKMTEGLDGLTEGMESSGSGGQSDPEFDKKMNELMDQTRDVEEMQKAIESESSEAQKKALEEMAKELEEMAQKAQEELLQEIAKQEKTLKQAQDRPVDQMYRSQMARAEEKVERLKEAVEDQNFDIANELARESTQELRGLEFDLEMAQRFQSNVGRKAAETKRAQREMTEARSRADRIERKLGELQQAAREQMSQSGGEKMGELEGKQQSANERAQKLSESLEEAGKKYPALKEKLQPSLEAARKAMGESSQSLGEGQMQRSIDHQRQALDELQQLQQSMKEAMQEQRQGENGREMETEKVEIPDSEKKDGSFRQDVMKNMREDRLEGYSDEIQRYFESLME, encoded by the coding sequence CATCTCGTGTGTCCTCCTGCTCGTTCTCTTTCCGAAGCATATCGAATGGGTGTTTAGCGCGATGACCGTTGGGGTTGGCGCGACTTTCTTTGTGGGCCTCATCGCTGCGTGGCGTTTTTTTCGCTCCTCGATGGACCTCGTGGCGGTGGCTCGGCTGGTGCAGTCAAACGTGCCAGAGTTTCGCGACGATATCGTGGCTGCGCTCCAGTTTTCTAAGGATTTGGCAGGAGAACAGGTTGCCTACTCGCGCGAAATGGCCGAGGCCCACGTCAAAAAGACCACGCGAGCTCTCCTGGCTAAGAGCAATGGTAAGAATTCACTGGCGGAGCTCTGCGCTCCACGAGACCTGCGGCCGGCCATCTGGGCGAGCATCGGTGCGTGGGGAGTTTTGGCCGCTCTTGTGGTTTGGTCACCACCGGCAGTTGAGATGCTCTTCTCCAAAGCGCAAGAGGAGACCACTGAAGACGGGGTAAAGCGCCGCCCACTCGTGGGTGAAATCGACCTTATCTTGAATTATCCGGCTTATACCGGCCGCACCATGGACTACCAGGTCTTTGTGGCGGGCCACGTCAAGGCGATGGTCGGCACCGAAGTTCGCGTCAAGACCTACTCGTTGATTCCGAACCTGCAACGTTTCGAACTCGTGCTCAAAGAAGAAGGGGCTGAGAACGAGCGTGTCATTCCTGTGGCGTCTGAAAATGGACTCTTGAGTGCAAAGTTTATCGCGACCGCCAACGGTTCGTACCGATTTAGAGCCTATACCGAGGAAGGCGGGCTTATCGAAGACGCCGCAGAGCGCCAGATTTCCCTCACGCCCGACGAGCTTCCCCGAATCGAGGTCACCTTGCCTCAAGAGGAAGAGGTGGAGGTTAGCCCTCAGGATGTGGTGCGAATCGAGTTTTTTGTGACCGATGATTTTGGCATTGAGACGGTTTACCGGACCGAGATTTTGGCCGGTACCGACCCGGACGAGGCTAAACAAGAGGTCTTTGACCTGCCGTCTCTTTCAACCAATCCGCGTCAGGTCGAGCACGGGTTTGACCTGGATCTCAAGCCGCTCGATTTGCGTCCGAAGGACGTGGTCGTCGTCACCCTTTATGCGACCGATAACAACACTTTGACGGGGCCCGGCGTGGGTGAGAGCAGGCAAATCGTTCTGCGAGTAGCCAGTCCGGAGGACCGCCATATGCGCCTCCTCGAAGAGCAAACGCAAATCGTAGATGCAATGATCAATCTGCTCGCCGACTATCTGGAGAACCCTTTTGGCAGGCGTGAGCTTCAGGGCAAAGATCGTTACGAACAGGTGCCGTCTGAAGACTTTTTGGCGCGCTCGGCTGAGCTCCTTCCAAAGCACCATGAGCTCAACGGCAAGATGAGGGTCTTGGTCGAAGCTATGGGAGCGGTCTTCGAGAAGATGAAGTCAGACCCGCTGACTGTGGAAAAAGACCGCATCATTTTTGAGTCGTTGATGCTTCAGTTCAAAGGTCTTCATGAATCGGGTGAGCCCCTGGACGATTTGAGGTTGATTGCAAGCCATGCGTCCGACGCCGAGGAGGGCCTGGAGAAAGGTATTTTGCGCCTCGACCATCTGCTCCTGAAGCAAAAAGAAGACATGATCAAAGCGGCTGCTGAGGAGATTCGAGAGCTCAAAGACCGCCTCAAGGAGCTGCTCGAAAAATATCGCGACACGCAAGACCCGGAACTTAAAGAGGCGATCAAGCGCGAGATGCAGCGGCTGCGGCAGCGAATGGCAGAGCTCATGCAGCGCATGCGCTCTCAGCTCAAGGAGCTCCCGAAGGAACATATCAATCGCGATGCCTTGGAAACTCAACAGATGGAGAGCGACGCCCAGAAGATGGCGGATGCCATGGAGAGCGTGGAAGACCTTTTGGAAAAGGGCGATATCGATGGCGCCCTTGAGGCACTCGAGAAGATGACGGAGGGGCTCGACGGCTTGACTGAAGGCATGGAAAGCTCGGGTTCTGGAGGTCAGTCAGATCCTGAGTTCGACAAGAAGATGAACGAGCTGATGGACCAAACTCGCGACGTCGAAGAGATGCAAAAGGCGATTGAGTCCGAGAGCTCTGAGGCTCAAAAGAAGGCCTTGGAAGAGATGGCCAAGGAACTCGAAGAGATGGCCCAAAAGGCGCAAGAGGAGCTCCTTCAGGAAATCGCGAAGCAGGAGAAGACGCTTAAGCAAGCGCAGGATCGACCAGTAGATCAGATGTATCGATCGCAGATGGCTCGTGCCGAGGAAAAGGTCGAGCGGCTCAAAGAAGCGGTGGAGGACCAGAACTTTGATATTGCAAACGAGCTTGCGCGTGAGTCCACTCAGGAGCTGCGCGGGCTTGAGTTTGACCTCGAGATGGCTCAGCGGTTTCAATCGAACGTTGGGCGAAAGGCCGCCGAAACCAAGCGCGCACAGCGTGAAATGACCGAAGCGCGATCGCGCGCCGATAGGATCGAGCGCAAGCTGGGTGAGCTGCAGCAAGCAGCACGTGAGCAGATGTCACAGTCAGGCGGCGAGAAGATGGGTGAGCTGGAAGGCAAACAGCAATCAGCCAATGAAAGGGCGCAGAAACTCTCGGAATCACTGGAAGAAGCCGGAAAGAAATACCCCGCGCTCAAGGAGAAACTGCAGCCATCGTTAGAAGCCGCGCGAAAGGCCATGGGCGAATCCTCGCAAAGTCTCGGTGAGGGACAGATGCAGCGCTCTATCGACCATCAGCGACAGGCGCTCGATGAGCTCCAGCAGCTTCAGCAGTCGATGAAAGAGGCGATGCAGGAACAACGGCAGGGAGAGAATGGCCGAGAGATGGAAACGGAGAAGGTCGAGATTCCCGATTCTGAGAAGAAAGATGGGTCTTTCCGCCAAGACGTGATGAAGAACATGCGCGAGGACCGCCTCGAGGGCTACTCGGACGAGATCCAGCGCTACTTTGAGAGTTTGATGGAGTAG
- a CDS encoding tetratricopeptide repeat protein: MQPKIYTWLCLLLVWVSLPAWAASPRDADQALSAWQLPEAKRILEELETKAPDSVETLYLWARYDFYEGNYDQAVERLDQAIATAPRREFQELREIVASTRDVTKNYTKHTSPKGYFEIWLEPGKDEVLLPHAFEALDLAYDAFAEEIGYRPPTPVRVEVYPQTTTLAKVSILTEDDIRTSGTIALCKYNRLMITSPRATLRGYGWVDTLVHEYVHYVVNQKTHNRVPIWMHEGLAKFLERRWRGPDQHMLAPSSEHLLQKRVKANSLITFDQMHPSMAKLPSQEDAALAFAEVYTAMEYLREKAGPDAFERLLDLIAQGRDAQRAFAEVLGVPFQQFEREWKASLKSRKASAFPEESGFEERLVFKEEAESELKQMESPKARDHMHLGEIMQARDRFEAAVIQYQKAERIAGSHNPVLQSRLAHSLLALGRAEEAVSSLESSVEFYPSYVSSWINLGKAYAALSQWDKALEHLNEAARINPFDPEVHSEMARVYKAMGRTEDEAQARRFMTLVSAP, translated from the coding sequence ATGCAGCCTAAAATTTACACATGGTTATGCCTCCTCTTGGTTTGGGTTTCTTTGCCAGCGTGGGCTGCGAGTCCTCGTGACGCCGACCAGGCATTGAGCGCCTGGCAGTTGCCGGAGGCGAAGCGAATCCTCGAGGAGCTCGAGACGAAGGCTCCGGATTCTGTGGAGACCCTTTACTTGTGGGCGCGCTACGACTTTTATGAAGGAAACTACGATCAGGCGGTTGAGCGTCTGGACCAAGCGATTGCGACGGCGCCGCGCCGTGAGTTTCAAGAATTGAGAGAGATCGTGGCGTCTACCCGCGATGTCACGAAGAACTACACCAAGCACACAAGCCCGAAGGGCTATTTCGAGATCTGGCTCGAGCCCGGAAAGGACGAGGTCCTCCTTCCTCACGCATTCGAGGCCCTGGATTTGGCCTACGACGCCTTTGCCGAAGAGATCGGCTACCGGCCACCAACACCGGTCCGGGTTGAGGTCTATCCACAAACCACCACCTTGGCCAAAGTCTCCATCCTAACTGAAGATGACATCAGGACGTCGGGGACGATCGCCCTTTGTAAGTACAACAGGCTCATGATCACGAGCCCGCGCGCGACCCTTCGGGGTTATGGCTGGGTGGACACCCTGGTGCATGAGTACGTACATTACGTGGTGAATCAGAAGACGCACAACCGCGTGCCGATCTGGATGCACGAGGGGCTGGCGAAATTCCTGGAACGCCGCTGGCGAGGCCCGGATCAGCATATGTTGGCGCCTTCATCAGAGCATCTTCTGCAAAAACGGGTGAAGGCCAATTCGTTGATCACCTTTGATCAGATGCACCCTTCGATGGCTAAGCTACCCAGTCAGGAAGATGCTGCGCTGGCGTTCGCAGAGGTCTATACCGCCATGGAGTACCTTCGCGAGAAGGCTGGTCCAGATGCTTTCGAGCGACTCCTCGACCTGATTGCTCAGGGGCGTGACGCTCAGCGGGCGTTTGCCGAGGTTCTGGGCGTTCCGTTTCAGCAGTTCGAGCGCGAGTGGAAAGCGAGCCTGAAGAGCCGCAAAGCTTCTGCGTTTCCGGAGGAGAGTGGATTCGAGGAACGTCTGGTGTTCAAGGAAGAAGCCGAGTCTGAGCTCAAACAAATGGAGTCGCCCAAAGCCAGAGACCATATGCATTTGGGCGAGATCATGCAGGCGCGCGATCGATTCGAAGCGGCGGTGATCCAATATCAAAAGGCCGAACGAATTGCGGGCTCCCACAATCCTGTGCTTCAGTCGCGGCTTGCGCACTCGCTTTTGGCACTGGGCCGTGCCGAGGAAGCGGTGAGCTCATTGGAGTCGAGCGTCGAGTTCTATCCGTCCTATGTCTCGTCCTGGATCAATCTTGGAAAAGCCTATGCCGCGCTTTCGCAATGGGATAAAGCACTTGAGCACCTGAACGAGGCGGCCCGCATCAATCCTTTTGACCCCGAAGTACATTCTGAGATGGCTCGGGTGTACAAGGCCATGGGGCGTACCGAGGACGAAGCCCAAGCGCGTCGTTTCATGACTCTTGTAAGTGCGCCGTAG
- a CDS encoding AAA family ATPase: MASEPTQNEEVAKDLEAVEELANARDAIVGEIRKRIFGQEELIEHLLVAMFARGHSLLMGVPGLAKTSLISTVAQVLNLDFNRIQFTPDLMPADITGTDILEEDGSGKRVFKFIRGPVFTNLLLADEINRTPPKTQAALLQAMQEYKVSAGGRTYDLTKPFLVFATQNPIEQEGTYPLPEAQLDRFMFHLKVDYPSAEEELLIVENTTSGVTSEVKSVLDAETILRLQEIVNRVPVSKEVLEAAVTLVRKTRPEDASAPDFVREFVSFGAGPRASQYLVLAGKARALLGGRLTVSREDIYALAHPILRHRILTNFQAEAQRVDSDQIIDRLLKL; the protein is encoded by the coding sequence GTGGCTAGTGAACCAACCCAAAATGAAGAAGTCGCCAAGGACCTGGAAGCCGTCGAAGAACTGGCGAATGCCAGAGACGCGATTGTCGGCGAGATTCGCAAGCGAATTTTCGGGCAGGAGGAGTTGATTGAACACCTCCTCGTTGCGATGTTTGCTCGCGGTCACAGCCTTCTCATGGGCGTTCCCGGGCTCGCCAAGACGTCGTTGATCTCGACGGTCGCGCAGGTCTTGAACCTGGACTTCAACCGCATTCAGTTCACTCCGGACCTAATGCCCGCAGACATCACGGGTACGGATATCCTCGAAGAGGATGGTAGCGGCAAGCGTGTCTTCAAGTTCATCCGAGGCCCTGTCTTTACGAACCTCCTGCTTGCTGACGAGATCAACCGCACGCCGCCCAAGACACAGGCCGCGCTCCTTCAGGCCATGCAGGAGTACAAGGTATCCGCCGGTGGGCGAACCTACGACTTGACCAAGCCGTTTCTAGTTTTCGCGACCCAAAACCCGATTGAACAAGAGGGCACGTATCCACTTCCGGAGGCGCAGCTTGACCGCTTCATGTTCCACCTCAAAGTGGACTACCCAAGCGCCGAAGAAGAGCTTTTGATCGTGGAGAACACCACGTCGGGCGTAACCTCTGAAGTAAAGTCGGTGCTTGATGCCGAGACGATTCTTAGACTTCAAGAGATCGTCAATCGTGTCCCTGTATCCAAAGAAGTGCTCGAGGCGGCTGTTACGCTCGTAAGAAAAACACGGCCAGAAGACGCAAGTGCGCCAGATTTTGTGCGGGAGTTCGTGAGTTTTGGAGCCGGTCCGCGCGCCAGTCAATATCTGGTGTTGGCGGGAAAAGCCCGCGCGCTCCTCGGAGGGCGGCTCACGGTGTCCCGAGAAGATATCTACGCGCTCGCTCATCCGATTTTGCGCCACAGGATTTTGACGAATTTCCAAGCGGAGGCGCAACGCGTCGATAGCGACCAAATCATCGATCGACTCCTGAAACTCTAA